A single window of Macaca mulatta isolate MMU2019108-1 chromosome 9, T2T-MMU8v2.0, whole genome shotgun sequence DNA harbors:
- the MFSD13A gene encoding transmembrane protein 180 isoform X1 produces MGLDRPQAWLLGLPTAAVYGSLAFFTTILHNVFLLYYVDTFVSVYKINKMAFWVGETVFLLWNSLNDPLFGWLSDRQFLSSQHRVLCLGWSGGLGRTLAWLGRSGAGLSSRAVVLARVRALGWHGPLLALSFLAFWVPWAPAGLQFLLCLCLYDGFLTLVDLHHHALLADLALSAHDRTHLNFYCSLFSAAGSLSVFASYAFWNKEDFSSFRAFCVTLAVSSGLGFLGATRLLRRRVEAARRDPGCSGLAVDCGLCGEELLVGSEEADSITLGQYLRQLARHRNFLWFVSMDLVQVFHCHFNSNFFPLFLEHLLSDHISLSTGSILLGLSYVAPHLNNLYFLSLCRRWGVYAVVRGLFLLKLGLSLLMLLAGPDHLSLLCLFIASNRVFTEGTCKLLTLVVTDLVDEDLVLNHRKQAASALLFGMVALVTKPGQTFAPLLGTWLLCFYTGHDLFQQSLITPVGSAHPWPEPPAPAPAQAPMLRQGCFYLLVLVPITCALLQLFTWSQFTLHGRRLHMVKAQRQNLSQAQTLDVKMV; encoded by the exons ATGGGGCTGGATCGGCCCCAGGCCTGGTTGCTGGGTCTGCCCACAGCTGCGGTCTATGGCTCCCTGGCTTTCTTCACCACCATCCTGCACAATGTCTTCCTGCTCTACTATGTAGACACCTTTGTATCAGTGTACAAGATCAACAAAATGGCCTTCTGGGTCGGAGAG ACGGTGTTTCTCCTCTGGAACAGCCTCAATGACCCCCTCTTCGGCTGGCTCAGTGACCGGCAGTTCCTCAGCTCCCAGCACCG GGTGCTCTGTTTGGGTTGGAGTGGTGGCCTTGGACGCACCCTTGCCTGGCTTGGCAG GTCAGGCGCTGGGCTCTCCTCAAGGGCCGTGGTGCTGGCCCGGGTGCGGGCCCTGGGCTGGCATGGGCCGCTGCTGGCGCTGTCATTCCTGGCATTCTGGGTACCCTGGGCCCCAGCTGGCCTGCAGTTCTTGCTGTGCCTGTGCCTCTATGATGGCTTCCTGACGCTCGTGgacctgcaccaccacgccttgctGGCCGACCTGGCACTCTCAGCCCACGACCGCACCCACCTCAACTTCTACTGCTCCCTCTTCAGTGCAGCCggctccctctctgtctttgcctCCTATGCCTTTTGGAACAAGGAGGATTTCTCCTCCTTCCGCGCTTTCTGCGTGACACTGGCTGTCAGCTCTGGGCTGGGCTTTCTGGGGGCCACACGGCTGCTGAGGCGGCGGGTTGAGGCCGCCCGAAGGGACCCAGGGTGCTCAGGCCTGGCTGTGGATTGCGG CCTGTGTGGAGAGGAGCTGCTTGTGGGCAGTGAGGAGGCAGACAGCATCACCTTGGGCCAATATCTCCGGCAGCTGGCACGCCATCGGAACTTCCTGTGGTTTGTGAGCATGGACCTGGTGCAG GTCTTCCACTGCCACTTCAACAGCaacttcttccctctcttcctggAGCATCTGTTGTCTGACCATATCTCCCTTTCCACGGGCTCCATCCTGTTGG GCCTCTCCTATGTCGCTCCCCATCTCAACAACCTCTACTTCCTGTCCCTGTGCCGGCGCTGGGGCGTCTACGCGGTGGTGCGGGGACTCTTTCTGCTCAAGCTGGGCCTTAGCCTGCTCATGTTGTTGGCTGGCCCggaccacctcagcctgctgtGCCTCTTCATTGCCAG CAACCGCGTCTTCACTGAGGGCACCTGTAAGCTGCTGACCTTGGTGGTCACCGACCTGGTAGATGAGGACCTGGTGCTGAACCACCGCAAGCAGGCAGCCTCGGCACTCCTCTTTGGCATGGTTGCCCTGGTGACCAAGCCAGGCCAGACCTTTGCCCCGCTGCTGGGCACCTGGCTGCTCTGTTTCTACACAG GTCATGACCTCTTCCAGCAGTCCCTGATAACCCCTGTGGGGAGTGCCCATCCTTGGCCagagcccccagccccagcccctgcacAGGCCCCGATGCTCCGCCAGGGCTGCTTCTACCTGCTGGTGCTGGTACCCATCACCTGTGCTCTGCTGCAGCTCTTCACCTGGTCTCAGTTCACGCTGCACGGGAGACGCCTGCACATGGTCAAGGCCCAGCGCCAGAACCTGTCACAGGCCCAAACCCTGGATGTTAAGATGGTGTGA
- the MFSD13A gene encoding transmembrane protein 180 isoform X3 produces MGLDRPQAWLLGLPTAAVYGSLAFFTTILHNVFLLYYVDTFVSVYKINKMAFWVGETVFLLWNSLNDPLFGWLSDRQFLSSQHRSGAGLSSRAVVLARVRALGWHGPLLALSFLAFWVPWAPAGLQFLLCLCLYDGFLTLVDLHHHALLADLALSAHDRTHLNFYCSLFSAAGSLSVFASYAFWNKEDFSSFRAFCVTLAVSSGLGFLGATRLLRRRVEAARRDPGCSGLAVDCGLCGEELLVGSEEADSITLGQYLRQLARHRNFLWFVSMDLVQVFHCHFNSNFFPLFLEHLLSDHISLSTGSILLGLSYVAPHLNNLYFLSLCRRWGVYAVVRGLFLLKLGLSLLMLLAGPDHLSLLCLFIASNRVFTEGTCKLLTLVVTDLVDEDLVLNHRKQAASALLFGMVALVTKPGQTFAPLLGTWLLCFYTGHDLFQQSLITPVGSAHPWPEPPAPAPAQAPMLRQGCFYLLVLVPITCALLQLFTWSQFTLHGRRLHMVKAQRQNLSQAQTLDVKMV; encoded by the exons ATGGGGCTGGATCGGCCCCAGGCCTGGTTGCTGGGTCTGCCCACAGCTGCGGTCTATGGCTCCCTGGCTTTCTTCACCACCATCCTGCACAATGTCTTCCTGCTCTACTATGTAGACACCTTTGTATCAGTGTACAAGATCAACAAAATGGCCTTCTGGGTCGGAGAG ACGGTGTTTCTCCTCTGGAACAGCCTCAATGACCCCCTCTTCGGCTGGCTCAGTGACCGGCAGTTCCTCAGCTCCCAGCACCG GTCAGGCGCTGGGCTCTCCTCAAGGGCCGTGGTGCTGGCCCGGGTGCGGGCCCTGGGCTGGCATGGGCCGCTGCTGGCGCTGTCATTCCTGGCATTCTGGGTACCCTGGGCCCCAGCTGGCCTGCAGTTCTTGCTGTGCCTGTGCCTCTATGATGGCTTCCTGACGCTCGTGgacctgcaccaccacgccttgctGGCCGACCTGGCACTCTCAGCCCACGACCGCACCCACCTCAACTTCTACTGCTCCCTCTTCAGTGCAGCCggctccctctctgtctttgcctCCTATGCCTTTTGGAACAAGGAGGATTTCTCCTCCTTCCGCGCTTTCTGCGTGACACTGGCTGTCAGCTCTGGGCTGGGCTTTCTGGGGGCCACACGGCTGCTGAGGCGGCGGGTTGAGGCCGCCCGAAGGGACCCAGGGTGCTCAGGCCTGGCTGTGGATTGCGG CCTGTGTGGAGAGGAGCTGCTTGTGGGCAGTGAGGAGGCAGACAGCATCACCTTGGGCCAATATCTCCGGCAGCTGGCACGCCATCGGAACTTCCTGTGGTTTGTGAGCATGGACCTGGTGCAG GTCTTCCACTGCCACTTCAACAGCaacttcttccctctcttcctggAGCATCTGTTGTCTGACCATATCTCCCTTTCCACGGGCTCCATCCTGTTGG GCCTCTCCTATGTCGCTCCCCATCTCAACAACCTCTACTTCCTGTCCCTGTGCCGGCGCTGGGGCGTCTACGCGGTGGTGCGGGGACTCTTTCTGCTCAAGCTGGGCCTTAGCCTGCTCATGTTGTTGGCTGGCCCggaccacctcagcctgctgtGCCTCTTCATTGCCAG CAACCGCGTCTTCACTGAGGGCACCTGTAAGCTGCTGACCTTGGTGGTCACCGACCTGGTAGATGAGGACCTGGTGCTGAACCACCGCAAGCAGGCAGCCTCGGCACTCCTCTTTGGCATGGTTGCCCTGGTGACCAAGCCAGGCCAGACCTTTGCCCCGCTGCTGGGCACCTGGCTGCTCTGTTTCTACACAG GTCATGACCTCTTCCAGCAGTCCCTGATAACCCCTGTGGGGAGTGCCCATCCTTGGCCagagcccccagccccagcccctgcacAGGCCCCGATGCTCCGCCAGGGCTGCTTCTACCTGCTGGTGCTGGTACCCATCACCTGTGCTCTGCTGCAGCTCTTCACCTGGTCTCAGTTCACGCTGCACGGGAGACGCCTGCACATGGTCAAGGCCCAGCGCCAGAACCTGTCACAGGCCCAAACCCTGGATGTTAAGATGGTGTGA
- the MFSD13A gene encoding transmembrane protein 180 isoform X5, producing MGLDRPQAWLLGLPTAAVYGSLAFFTTILHNVFLLYYVDTFVSVYKINKMAFWVGETVFLLWNSLNDPLFGWLSDRQFLSSQHRRSGAGLSSRAVVLARVRALGWHGPLLALSFLAFWVPWAPAGLQFLLCLCLYDGFLTLVDLHHHALLADLALSAHDRTHLNFYCSLFSAAGSLSVFASYAFWNKEDFSSFRAFCVTLAVSSGLGFLGATRLLRRRVEAARRDPGCSGLAVDCGLCGEELLVGSEEADSITLGQYLRQLARHRNFLWFVSMDLVQVFHCHFNSNFFPLFLEHLLSDHISLSTGSILLGLSYVAPHLNNLYFLSLCRRWGVYAVVRGLFLLKLGLSLLMLLAGPDHLSLLCLFIASNRVFTEGTCKLLTLVVTDLVDEDLVLNHRKQAASALLFGMVALVTKPGQTFAPLLGTWLLCFYTGHDLFQQSLITPVGSAHPWPEPPAPAPAQAPMLRQGCFYLLVLVPITSVARPPH from the exons ATGGGGCTGGATCGGCCCCAGGCCTGGTTGCTGGGTCTGCCCACAGCTGCGGTCTATGGCTCCCTGGCTTTCTTCACCACCATCCTGCACAATGTCTTCCTGCTCTACTATGTAGACACCTTTGTATCAGTGTACAAGATCAACAAAATGGCCTTCTGGGTCGGAGAG ACGGTGTTTCTCCTCTGGAACAGCCTCAATGACCCCCTCTTCGGCTGGCTCAGTGACCGGCAGTTCCTCAGCTCCCAGCACCG CAGGTCAGGCGCTGGGCTCTCCTCAAGGGCCGTGGTGCTGGCCCGGGTGCGGGCCCTGGGCTGGCATGGGCCGCTGCTGGCGCTGTCATTCCTGGCATTCTGGGTACCCTGGGCCCCAGCTGGCCTGCAGTTCTTGCTGTGCCTGTGCCTCTATGATGGCTTCCTGACGCTCGTGgacctgcaccaccacgccttgctGGCCGACCTGGCACTCTCAGCCCACGACCGCACCCACCTCAACTTCTACTGCTCCCTCTTCAGTGCAGCCggctccctctctgtctttgcctCCTATGCCTTTTGGAACAAGGAGGATTTCTCCTCCTTCCGCGCTTTCTGCGTGACACTGGCTGTCAGCTCTGGGCTGGGCTTTCTGGGGGCCACACGGCTGCTGAGGCGGCGGGTTGAGGCCGCCCGAAGGGACCCAGGGTGCTCAGGCCTGGCTGTGGATTGCGG CCTGTGTGGAGAGGAGCTGCTTGTGGGCAGTGAGGAGGCAGACAGCATCACCTTGGGCCAATATCTCCGGCAGCTGGCACGCCATCGGAACTTCCTGTGGTTTGTGAGCATGGACCTGGTGCAG GTCTTCCACTGCCACTTCAACAGCaacttcttccctctcttcctggAGCATCTGTTGTCTGACCATATCTCCCTTTCCACGGGCTCCATCCTGTTGG GCCTCTCCTATGTCGCTCCCCATCTCAACAACCTCTACTTCCTGTCCCTGTGCCGGCGCTGGGGCGTCTACGCGGTGGTGCGGGGACTCTTTCTGCTCAAGCTGGGCCTTAGCCTGCTCATGTTGTTGGCTGGCCCggaccacctcagcctgctgtGCCTCTTCATTGCCAG CAACCGCGTCTTCACTGAGGGCACCTGTAAGCTGCTGACCTTGGTGGTCACCGACCTGGTAGATGAGGACCTGGTGCTGAACCACCGCAAGCAGGCAGCCTCGGCACTCCTCTTTGGCATGGTTGCCCTGGTGACCAAGCCAGGCCAGACCTTTGCCCCGCTGCTGGGCACCTGGCTGCTCTGTTTCTACACAG GTCATGACCTCTTCCAGCAGTCCCTGATAACCCCTGTGGGGAGTGCCCATCCTTGGCCagagcccccagccccagcccctgcacAGGCCCCGATGCTCCGCCAGGGCTGCTTCTACCTGCTGGTGCTGGTACCCATCACCT CTGTGGCAAGGCCACCCCACTGA
- the MFSD13A gene encoding transmembrane protein 180 isoform X6: MGLDRPQAWLLGLPTAAVYGSLAFFTTILHNVFLLYYVDTFVSVYKINKMAFWVGETVFLLWNSLNDPLFGWLSDRQFLSSQHRSGAGLSSRAVVLARVRALGWHGPLLALSFLAFWVPWAPAGLQFLLCLCLYDGFLTLVDLHHHALLADLALSAHDRTHLNFYCSLFSAAGSLSVFASYAFWNKEDFSSFRAFCVTLAVSSGLGFLGATRLLRRRVEAARRDPGCSGLAVDCGLCGEELLVGSEEADSITLGQYLRQLARHRNFLWFVSMDLVQVFHCHFNSNFFPLFLEHLLSDHISLSTGSILLGLSYVAPHLNNLYFLSLCRRWGVYAVVRGLFLLKLGLSLLMLLAGPDHLSLLCLFIASNRVFTEGTCKLLTLVVTDLVDEDLVLNHRKQAASALLFGMVALVTKPGQTFAPLLGTWLLCFYTGHDLFQQSLITPVGSAHPWPEPPAPAPAQAPMLRQGCFYLLVLVPITSVARPPH, from the exons ATGGGGCTGGATCGGCCCCAGGCCTGGTTGCTGGGTCTGCCCACAGCTGCGGTCTATGGCTCCCTGGCTTTCTTCACCACCATCCTGCACAATGTCTTCCTGCTCTACTATGTAGACACCTTTGTATCAGTGTACAAGATCAACAAAATGGCCTTCTGGGTCGGAGAG ACGGTGTTTCTCCTCTGGAACAGCCTCAATGACCCCCTCTTCGGCTGGCTCAGTGACCGGCAGTTCCTCAGCTCCCAGCACCG GTCAGGCGCTGGGCTCTCCTCAAGGGCCGTGGTGCTGGCCCGGGTGCGGGCCCTGGGCTGGCATGGGCCGCTGCTGGCGCTGTCATTCCTGGCATTCTGGGTACCCTGGGCCCCAGCTGGCCTGCAGTTCTTGCTGTGCCTGTGCCTCTATGATGGCTTCCTGACGCTCGTGgacctgcaccaccacgccttgctGGCCGACCTGGCACTCTCAGCCCACGACCGCACCCACCTCAACTTCTACTGCTCCCTCTTCAGTGCAGCCggctccctctctgtctttgcctCCTATGCCTTTTGGAACAAGGAGGATTTCTCCTCCTTCCGCGCTTTCTGCGTGACACTGGCTGTCAGCTCTGGGCTGGGCTTTCTGGGGGCCACACGGCTGCTGAGGCGGCGGGTTGAGGCCGCCCGAAGGGACCCAGGGTGCTCAGGCCTGGCTGTGGATTGCGG CCTGTGTGGAGAGGAGCTGCTTGTGGGCAGTGAGGAGGCAGACAGCATCACCTTGGGCCAATATCTCCGGCAGCTGGCACGCCATCGGAACTTCCTGTGGTTTGTGAGCATGGACCTGGTGCAG GTCTTCCACTGCCACTTCAACAGCaacttcttccctctcttcctggAGCATCTGTTGTCTGACCATATCTCCCTTTCCACGGGCTCCATCCTGTTGG GCCTCTCCTATGTCGCTCCCCATCTCAACAACCTCTACTTCCTGTCCCTGTGCCGGCGCTGGGGCGTCTACGCGGTGGTGCGGGGACTCTTTCTGCTCAAGCTGGGCCTTAGCCTGCTCATGTTGTTGGCTGGCCCggaccacctcagcctgctgtGCCTCTTCATTGCCAG CAACCGCGTCTTCACTGAGGGCACCTGTAAGCTGCTGACCTTGGTGGTCACCGACCTGGTAGATGAGGACCTGGTGCTGAACCACCGCAAGCAGGCAGCCTCGGCACTCCTCTTTGGCATGGTTGCCCTGGTGACCAAGCCAGGCCAGACCTTTGCCCCGCTGCTGGGCACCTGGCTGCTCTGTTTCTACACAG GTCATGACCTCTTCCAGCAGTCCCTGATAACCCCTGTGGGGAGTGCCCATCCTTGGCCagagcccccagccccagcccctgcacAGGCCCCGATGCTCCGCCAGGGCTGCTTCTACCTGCTGGTGCTGGTACCCATCACCT CTGTGGCAAGGCCACCCCACTGA
- the MFSD13A gene encoding transmembrane protein 180 isoform X2, giving the protein MGLDRPQAWLLGLPTAAVYGSLAFFTTILHNVFLLYYVDTFVSVYKINKMAFWVGETVFLLWNSLNDPLFGWLSDRQFLSSQHRRSGAGLSSRAVVLARVRALGWHGPLLALSFLAFWVPWAPAGLQFLLCLCLYDGFLTLVDLHHHALLADLALSAHDRTHLNFYCSLFSAAGSLSVFASYAFWNKEDFSSFRAFCVTLAVSSGLGFLGATRLLRRRVEAARRDPGCSGLAVDCGLCGEELLVGSEEADSITLGQYLRQLARHRNFLWFVSMDLVQVFHCHFNSNFFPLFLEHLLSDHISLSTGSILLGLSYVAPHLNNLYFLSLCRRWGVYAVVRGLFLLKLGLSLLMLLAGPDHLSLLCLFIASNRVFTEGTCKLLTLVVTDLVDEDLVLNHRKQAASALLFGMVALVTKPGQTFAPLLGTWLLCFYTGHDLFQQSLITPVGSAHPWPEPPAPAPAQAPMLRQGCFYLLVLVPITCALLQLFTWSQFTLHGRRLHMVKAQRQNLSQAQTLDVKMV; this is encoded by the exons ATGGGGCTGGATCGGCCCCAGGCCTGGTTGCTGGGTCTGCCCACAGCTGCGGTCTATGGCTCCCTGGCTTTCTTCACCACCATCCTGCACAATGTCTTCCTGCTCTACTATGTAGACACCTTTGTATCAGTGTACAAGATCAACAAAATGGCCTTCTGGGTCGGAGAG ACGGTGTTTCTCCTCTGGAACAGCCTCAATGACCCCCTCTTCGGCTGGCTCAGTGACCGGCAGTTCCTCAGCTCCCAGCACCG CAGGTCAGGCGCTGGGCTCTCCTCAAGGGCCGTGGTGCTGGCCCGGGTGCGGGCCCTGGGCTGGCATGGGCCGCTGCTGGCGCTGTCATTCCTGGCATTCTGGGTACCCTGGGCCCCAGCTGGCCTGCAGTTCTTGCTGTGCCTGTGCCTCTATGATGGCTTCCTGACGCTCGTGgacctgcaccaccacgccttgctGGCCGACCTGGCACTCTCAGCCCACGACCGCACCCACCTCAACTTCTACTGCTCCCTCTTCAGTGCAGCCggctccctctctgtctttgcctCCTATGCCTTTTGGAACAAGGAGGATTTCTCCTCCTTCCGCGCTTTCTGCGTGACACTGGCTGTCAGCTCTGGGCTGGGCTTTCTGGGGGCCACACGGCTGCTGAGGCGGCGGGTTGAGGCCGCCCGAAGGGACCCAGGGTGCTCAGGCCTGGCTGTGGATTGCGG CCTGTGTGGAGAGGAGCTGCTTGTGGGCAGTGAGGAGGCAGACAGCATCACCTTGGGCCAATATCTCCGGCAGCTGGCACGCCATCGGAACTTCCTGTGGTTTGTGAGCATGGACCTGGTGCAG GTCTTCCACTGCCACTTCAACAGCaacttcttccctctcttcctggAGCATCTGTTGTCTGACCATATCTCCCTTTCCACGGGCTCCATCCTGTTGG GCCTCTCCTATGTCGCTCCCCATCTCAACAACCTCTACTTCCTGTCCCTGTGCCGGCGCTGGGGCGTCTACGCGGTGGTGCGGGGACTCTTTCTGCTCAAGCTGGGCCTTAGCCTGCTCATGTTGTTGGCTGGCCCggaccacctcagcctgctgtGCCTCTTCATTGCCAG CAACCGCGTCTTCACTGAGGGCACCTGTAAGCTGCTGACCTTGGTGGTCACCGACCTGGTAGATGAGGACCTGGTGCTGAACCACCGCAAGCAGGCAGCCTCGGCACTCCTCTTTGGCATGGTTGCCCTGGTGACCAAGCCAGGCCAGACCTTTGCCCCGCTGCTGGGCACCTGGCTGCTCTGTTTCTACACAG GTCATGACCTCTTCCAGCAGTCCCTGATAACCCCTGTGGGGAGTGCCCATCCTTGGCCagagcccccagccccagcccctgcacAGGCCCCGATGCTCCGCCAGGGCTGCTTCTACCTGCTGGTGCTGGTACCCATCACCTGTGCTCTGCTGCAGCTCTTCACCTGGTCTCAGTTCACGCTGCACGGGAGACGCCTGCACATGGTCAAGGCCCAGCGCCAGAACCTGTCACAGGCCCAAACCCTGGATGTTAAGATGGTGTGA
- the MFSD13A gene encoding transmembrane protein 180 isoform X4, which yields MTPSSAGSVTGSSSAPSTDWGLGGQCDHPVVSPTPWASIPPPEPGQGELRPAKAYRASPNNPPFPSRSGAGLSSRAVVLARVRALGWHGPLLALSFLAFWVPWAPAGLQFLLCLCLYDGFLTLVDLHHHALLADLALSAHDRTHLNFYCSLFSAAGSLSVFASYAFWNKEDFSSFRAFCVTLAVSSGLGFLGATRLLRRRVEAARRDPGCSGLAVDCGLCGEELLVGSEEADSITLGQYLRQLARHRNFLWFVSMDLVQVFHCHFNSNFFPLFLEHLLSDHISLSTGSILLGLSYVAPHLNNLYFLSLCRRWGVYAVVRGLFLLKLGLSLLMLLAGPDHLSLLCLFIASNRVFTEGTCKLLTLVVTDLVDEDLVLNHRKQAASALLFGMVALVTKPGQTFAPLLGTWLLCFYTGHDLFQQSLITPVGSAHPWPEPPAPAPAQAPMLRQGCFYLLVLVPITCALLQLFTWSQFTLHGRRLHMVKAQRQNLSQAQTLDVKMV from the exons ATGACCCCCTCTTCGGCTGGCTCAGTGACCGGCAGTTCCTCAGCTCCCAGCACCG ACTGGGGACTTGGGGGACAGTGCGACCACCCTGTTGTGAGTCCCACACCCTGGGCCTCCATCCCTCCCCCGGAGCCTGGGCAAGGGGAACTTCGGCCTGCCAAGGCTTACAGGGCATCTCCCAACAACCCTCCTTTCCCCAGCAGGTCAGGCGCTGGGCTCTCCTCAAGGGCCGTGGTGCTGGCCCGGGTGCGGGCCCTGGGCTGGCATGGGCCGCTGCTGGCGCTGTCATTCCTGGCATTCTGGGTACCCTGGGCCCCAGCTGGCCTGCAGTTCTTGCTGTGCCTGTGCCTCTATGATGGCTTCCTGACGCTCGTGgacctgcaccaccacgccttgctGGCCGACCTGGCACTCTCAGCCCACGACCGCACCCACCTCAACTTCTACTGCTCCCTCTTCAGTGCAGCCggctccctctctgtctttgcctCCTATGCCTTTTGGAACAAGGAGGATTTCTCCTCCTTCCGCGCTTTCTGCGTGACACTGGCTGTCAGCTCTGGGCTGGGCTTTCTGGGGGCCACACGGCTGCTGAGGCGGCGGGTTGAGGCCGCCCGAAGGGACCCAGGGTGCTCAGGCCTGGCTGTGGATTGCGG CCTGTGTGGAGAGGAGCTGCTTGTGGGCAGTGAGGAGGCAGACAGCATCACCTTGGGCCAATATCTCCGGCAGCTGGCACGCCATCGGAACTTCCTGTGGTTTGTGAGCATGGACCTGGTGCAG GTCTTCCACTGCCACTTCAACAGCaacttcttccctctcttcctggAGCATCTGTTGTCTGACCATATCTCCCTTTCCACGGGCTCCATCCTGTTGG GCCTCTCCTATGTCGCTCCCCATCTCAACAACCTCTACTTCCTGTCCCTGTGCCGGCGCTGGGGCGTCTACGCGGTGGTGCGGGGACTCTTTCTGCTCAAGCTGGGCCTTAGCCTGCTCATGTTGTTGGCTGGCCCggaccacctcagcctgctgtGCCTCTTCATTGCCAG CAACCGCGTCTTCACTGAGGGCACCTGTAAGCTGCTGACCTTGGTGGTCACCGACCTGGTAGATGAGGACCTGGTGCTGAACCACCGCAAGCAGGCAGCCTCGGCACTCCTCTTTGGCATGGTTGCCCTGGTGACCAAGCCAGGCCAGACCTTTGCCCCGCTGCTGGGCACCTGGCTGCTCTGTTTCTACACAG GTCATGACCTCTTCCAGCAGTCCCTGATAACCCCTGTGGGGAGTGCCCATCCTTGGCCagagcccccagccccagcccctgcacAGGCCCCGATGCTCCGCCAGGGCTGCTTCTACCTGCTGGTGCTGGTACCCATCACCTGTGCTCTGCTGCAGCTCTTCACCTGGTCTCAGTTCACGCTGCACGGGAGACGCCTGCACATGGTCAAGGCCCAGCGCCAGAACCTGTCACAGGCCCAAACCCTGGATGTTAAGATGGTGTGA